One window of the Benincasa hispida cultivar B227 chromosome 3, ASM972705v1, whole genome shotgun sequence genome contains the following:
- the LOC120073703 gene encoding nucleolar protein 58-like → MADQASQHSASPSTPSSDQIAMREAAFLVASRRLVAQPHTVPRIAGRTRRNPLAVRPPQFKRGQNTESTSVPTSAVSTERVVNQQLSMVVLEAKVNEEEIERGTLALKTPEVTAKAGTYDGTSKDTMEEVVVEETTVAEVAMDEVTVEMQPEIAKEKKKKKKSKGRKAGEAEFSHPRKEKKNAEKKDDDEDEEEKKEREKKEKEE, encoded by the exons ATGGCCGACCAAGCTTCCCAACACTCTGCATCACCATCAACCCCTTCCTCGGACCAAAtcgccatgcgagaggcagcattcctcgTTGCTAGTCGCAGACTTGTTGCCCAACCCCACACTGTCCCGAGAATCGCCGGTAGAACCAGGAGAAACCCCTTAGCCGTCAGACCTCCTCAGTTCAAGAGGGGGCAAAACACTGAGAGCACATCAGTTCCAACTTCTGCCGTTTCAACTGAGA gggttgtaaaccaacaaCTGTCTATGGTGGTGTTAGAGGCAAAGGTGAATGAAGAAGAGATAGAAAGAGGCACTTTGGCCTTAAAGACTCCTGAGGTAACTGCCAAGGCAGGAACCTATGATGGAACCTCCAAAGATACGATGGAGGAGGTTGTGGTAGAGGAGACTACGGTGGCTGAAGTTGCGATGGATGAGGTTACAGTGGAGATGCAACCAGAAATAgctaaagagaaaaagaagaagaaaaaaagcaaAGGGAGAAAGGCTGGAGAGGCTGAGTTTTCTCATCCtcgcaaggagaaaaagaatgcAGAAAAGAAGGATGATGACGAAgatgaggaagagaagaaggaaagggagaagaaagagaaggaagaatgA